AGTCAGATCCTGCAGATTTCTAGTAATAATATTTCACAGATATTTCTTCTGAGCACAGTTCGCTCTGGAGGACGCCTGACAGAGACCCTGGTCCCCAATTTGGGAACTAGTGACCTAAGATGAAAGCACTCATGCATTGTCACACTGCGCGCATCTGTTATCTGTATCAATTTTGCAGTAAGATATCAAGCACAAAAAAGATTACATTAGCAGGGTGAGGCTTTGTGTGTAACCatgcaaagagacagaaactaCTATAGAACACTACTGTAATACTACTTAACTATATTAAACAGTGTAAAAAGTCTTCAAGTTACGCTAGATCCTAATGCAAATGTTGAGCTCCATGAGAAATCAAAGGTTCGGTCCTGCTTTTTTACAAACAAGTAACACAAGTGAAAGTGCAAGTGACGTAAAGGAAAAAGACGTCAGACTTTACCAGCACATCTTCTTTAGCTCACTGGTCCAGAACTCTGCAGCAAGGAATTTAACGAATACAAAATGTGGATCACACAGTACACCAGTTTAAGCTCTATTGGTTTCCTGTCACATTATGATCGATTTCAAAAACCAACATACAAGGCATTACACGGTCATCATCTGTACTCTGGAGTAGTTGTGCCCTCTGACTGCTGGTGGGAGCCTCAGGTCTTTACTCCATGGATTTCTAGCTATTCCTACATAAAAGGTGGACAACTAGGTAATCGTGCTGTTGCCGATGTTGCTCCTCGACTCTCAAACAGCCTCCTGCAAAATCTCCGACAAGCCAAATTagtgcactttttaaaaaacaagttgaaaaccatttcttttctttttcttgattttataagtttatattttgtggtttgtgcATTTTACCTAATtgtttttatatactgttttctttatcagttagttatttctcttttcttcttcctgttaaGCACGTTGTAACTTCTGTTTATTGTATAGTAGTAGGCCTACAACTAACGATCATTTTCCATTATTGACTTATCTGATATTGTCTTGATTATttgattgtttggtctataaaaacatcataaaacagtgaaaatgccCATTACAATACCCTCACGCTCAAGGTGACAAcatcaaatgttgttttgtccgaccaacagtccaaaaccccaataTATTAATTTTACAGCAACATAAGaccaaaaaaagcaacaaattctatcatttgagaacctggaatCATCAAATGTTTGGAATTTTGGTTTAATCGATGTAGCTGTAGATACTAGCTTAATAATGATTATCAAATCATTaatcattgacatttttttttattttgtttcaagTCATCCAGCCCATCAACCCACAGCCATTTTTCCTCAAAAATACAACCCCTCCCTTTTGAAAGTCTCATATAATAACATTCATTCTTAGATCCTCCACATTTCACTACAAGTCTTTCTCACTTACAGCTGATTGGccacaaaataaacatgaagTAACTTAGTACACGGATCAGTCATACAGACATTCTGTAAGCCGTGGCACCAGAAGTGTGCGTGTAACGGTGGCCATCACAAGCCAAAATccagatttaaaaaacacaggCAGGCATGAAGAACTCACAACTGTGTCATTACTTCACATCCAGTGACGTCTGGAAAGGAAAAGCATGTGATGTGCTGTACTCTTTGTTCTTGATTACAGTGAATGATGGACACAGTTGTTAATCCCACCTCATCCAAAGGTTTGATGgccctatctctctctctctatgatACCAGGGCTTGTCTGATTGGCTAGTCAGTCTTGTGTGGTGACTGCAGCGTCCAGGCTCCGGTGATGTAGCGCAGGCGAATGAAAATCAGGTCTCGTCCCATCTGCAGCCAGCTCCAAAACGGGACCAGCTTGGACCCTGGCAGAGCAAACGCACAGGCACTTAATTCCTCAAGTGATACTTTTATAggacagaaaatagaaatatgcCAGTTTGCTGACATTTACTGCTGATAGGAAATGCAATAACTCCACCAGAAAAGACTTCATCACAGCAGCACCAAGTAGGCTTAGGTAAGCAGTTGAAAATACGTTTAATAAATTGAGAGACGTGTCGACAGGAAAGCAACACTCGCACAGTAAATATGTCAGTCAAAACACGGACAAATGAAGCAatcaaggaaagaaaacagaagagattAAAACAGACAACACGAACAGCTATAAACACCTACAATGTGCAATTATCAACACGATGTTACAATGAAAATAAGGAATAACTAGAAGAAATctaaaaaatatcaaatcagccaatcacagaccAACACATCCAACTGAGATATTTATAGAACAACAGATATGTGGCACAGTGAGAGGACACATGGCCCCACAGATTCCATGAAAAACCCACCTTCTATTTCAGTCCAGTTGACCGCCACCTCTGCTATGGGGATTTTAAAACACTGTGCAATATACAGGAGCTCCACGTCAAAAGCCCTGAAAGGAGAAAGATAAaagtttcattaaaatgtatgtttaattGCTGCTTCAAGTAAGTACTGAAGTACTGAAAACTAGCATCAAAGCTCTGGTCAGATTTGTAGTATTGTTTACTAGTTCCCAACTTAAATCAATATGTTTAGGCaatcttatttatatagcatATTTTATTACAAGACTGTAGTAGTTAGTGCTTGTGTTTAGAAAACACATTGCAGTGCGAGTCTTTACCATCGCTCcacatggagagaggagaaggtcTTGAGCGCAGCTTCACGTGTGAAAAGCTTGAATCCGCACTGTGTGTCCTTGATCCCTCTCACACAAAGGAACCACACCAGGAAGTGAAAGCCATACATAAGGAATGTACGAAACACAGATCGCTGTggcagagacacaacagtggTTATTTAATGGTTAGGCGGACATATAGTCTGCAATACTCTGATCTCcaacaagacaaaaaagacaaacagacactgTTTACCTGAGCCACTGAGTCTTTCTCCAGGTGAGCCCTGGAACCACAGGAAATCGCCATGTTCTCCTGAATGTACAGACAGGCATGTTTAGGATGGCCACATACTAACCGCCTTCTATTGATACATGTATGTGAGGGAGAACGACAAAACATTAACACCGCCGCACCGGTTTAGGGCTGAGGTCATTAAGTCCAGCCTCCACTTTGTCAATGTCAGCAAACTTTGTGGCTCCGTCAGCATCTGCCATCAGAATGACTTTCCCTCTGGAGCTTAGAGTTCCCTTTaagtgagacaaaaaaacacatgtaaaatcaACACAAAGTCAATTCCACACGGTTGCTTTTGTGCTTCATTTAGACATTCTGTAGTTTGACATCTACAGTCTCACCATCCGCACAGCTCCTCCTTTCCCCCTGTTCTTTACCAGTGTCAGGACCCGCACTTTATCTGCCCCGTACTTCCTAGTGTACCGCAAAGCAACCTGGCAGGACATAACAACAGAGTTCAGTCACAAAACAAAGCTCTGTTGGTATTACTTTGAAATGTTGAGCTAAGCGAAAGTGAGCAGAGCAAGAATAGAATTCTTGGTAACATCTTcaaaaaatggtttaaaatgatCACCTCTGTGGTTTTGTCTTTGCTGCCATCGTCAACCACAATGACCTCATAGGTAAAAGAGGGGTGCTGTTTCTGCGGGAAGAAAATAACATGAGGGATTTGTTTCACAACAGGCACTTTTCAAGCTGAATGTCGCCACCTACTGGCCCCTTTGAGAATAACTGATCCAAACATAAGAGCTTTCTTTTTTGAGACAACCTCACTTTTCAGAGGATGACAAaacttataaaataaaaaaacgaatCTTTGTAGATCattcattaaatcattttttactttaattatgTCCCTTTTATCAAACTACAATACAATTATGATTAAGATTTGGTTTAACACTGCCCATATAAGGCTGAGCACTTACCTGTCTGTTTTCCAAGTACTCCGTAGCTTCATCCAGCATCACAGGCACTGTAATGACACACAACCATAACACACATTAGCAACTATAACCTACTGCAGGTGCACAGTGACGGGAAGCCTGCGAGAACAGGATTATGAGATTTAAACTGCACCAACTAAATGTTTTACTAGTCAATTGTTGGTGAACAATTTGACATTCAATACAGAGTGAATTACAAATATTAGGtccttaaaacacacacttgtaatGTATCTATCCCATACACTCTACATGTATCCAGTAAATGTGGAGTGTAATGCAATTGCATAGCTATTTCCCAACTGGGTTTACATTACTTTTTACAGTCTGCTGTGTCTGCTTTCAAGCAAAGCTGAACATCAACAGGTAAAGTCAGTCACTGCACAGAAGTCCACCCCCCCACTCACTTCGGAGCTCCTCGTTGTAGGCCGGGATCACCACAGAGAGCTCCCTGGAATGGGGATCGTGCAGGCTGGGGAAAAGCTCCTTCTCTCCTGTGGCTGTGAGGAAGTATTTCTCCTTCTCGTGGCGTGTCAGGTTCACCATGCCGGCAGTGACGTGTGCTATTATGAGCACCTGAATAGGAAGAAACATGAGAATGGCACTGTAGTTACTCTTGCTATCACAttattttaggtttttaaaaactttacaactttatttttaaacagaATGTATAGATATAGAGAGCTGTttgaatatatttaatattttagaaCATGtactatgtacagtatataatctACAATGTGCAATATCTCTGATAACTAAATCTGCATGTAAGAAATTCTACTAAAATCTGTAATGTAGCAGAGGCATAACAGTCTCGGTTGTTTCCATGATTTGGGGCAGGGCCAGAAATACTTTTAGTGTTTTCATTCAATTTTATGCCTTATGCCTTCTTTTTGTTACATGCTGTGGTGACAGCCTCTGACTCTGTcagtgctcctcctgctgtcgtgctttttttccccttgcaAGTTGCCTGCAGGTAGAGATGTGCAGAGCCATCTAACCTGATGTCTTGTAATGGGCAGGCTGGGCCTAGTTTATTTAGGCTGGCTCCTCATTCACtatctcatcatcatcatcaaccttttgttttgattatctTAGATCACCGactttatgtttttcttcttgtctttttttggacAAGTGTGTAACATAATATATGTCGTTGAAGTACAGaatcaaattaaatatcaatttttttcattatgtaaaTTATGCTAGGTTTTACAACTTTTGagaattttgttttgatgtatttAAGTCATGACTTACtcaattttaacatttaacattttagtgTTTAGGAACAAACGCTGACAGAGTCAGGGGAAGTTCAGTATAAATAAGGCTAAAAGTTCACAACTGGTCTCAGCATAATACATTGTTCAAGGGCTTCTTAAATGGAAAGAGTACACAGAGAAGGAAATGCACACTGTCACTGATACTGTCGATCAGTGGGTGGTTTTGTTTCACATTAcagatacacatttttaaacaagcTACAGACCTCTGCCAACACAATATTAACTCAATATTAAAACTACTTACCACGATGAAACCTAGAGCTGCCAATGCGACCAAGCCTTGAACTATTTCACAGAGGAAATCCATCTTCCATAAGTTACCCTGCAGCCACTGACAGACCACCAGTCGAAGTGGCTAGCTTGCTTTCTCCTTGCTCTGCTTCGTGTCTTTTGCCGGCACTCTGACTTCCCAGGATATACAAGAAAATACAAGCTTACGAGATTGTTTAGAAGGTGGAAGCACTAAATAAGAGCTCTTATGTTTCCATTACTCTGTGGGCTGTTCAGTGAACTCCACTTCCAATCACAACTGAACACAACGGCGACGCGGAAGCGACAGCTTTTTCTCGACACATCATCAGTATGAGTCAAGAGAACACCGAGCAGTCCAGCGGCAgcctgcagtgacacacacactgccatctagtggacagGAGGGGAATTAACTGCAAAAACTCAATGATTGGTTGAAATACTAAAAGAGGAAGTCTCCTtataaagcacaaacacattcgTTTTGAATGATCaattattaacaattaattaagataataaaatgtgtaaagcCTCCCTGgaaaattgacaaaaatatttaatttcaatttaaatAGGTTATATAGACTAAAACAGGTTTTCAAGACATTGTAGTCTTGATGGCTTTCATTTTTTGTCCAAGTGTTTCATAGTAATGTACGGAAGCCGAGTACGACCATGCTTGAGAAGAAAAATCTTGTTATCAAATTGTCATATAAAATTGTTTTATTCTTAAACTTGATAATTATGTGCCAATTATATGccaaattaattattttgaaaaagggggaaaaacatATGTTTGTGTATAAGAAACAACATAAAAGAGCCTGCATGTGGAAATTTGATTAATGAAGTGGGAGTTACTTACATCAAAATCGCATTTCATTCCCCGGCGCGTTTACTCCTACCGGCTACCGTAGTACGTACCCAAACCCACGTGGTTAATCAAAACATCATGGCGGCGGGGTTCAAGTAAGACTGATTAGACTGTAGctataaaacactttttataggttttattttctgttatgaaATTAAGTTATCAGTAGCGCTGGATCAGATGTGACCATTGACTGCTTTTAGAAAAGTAAACCTTTAACAGCGCACTTCTTGCAGACCTGTTAGAGAGTTGTGTCCTGTTCTGCTCATCAGTGCTGTAGTTAGTTAATATATTGACAGCTTACGTATATCTGACTGCTGAATAGTTGGCTAGTACACAACAGAAGCAGTAACTAGCCAGTTTAAAGACGAATTTCTCACTGTCCTGTTGTCATTGGTCTGATCACCATAACCGACTTCTGAATTACAGGTTAATAATAAGCAGATCTGTCATTGCGGATACATGTATGTTTTAGTCTCTGTAAGCCAATAACTTCTTACCACTTCCTACCGTTCTTGTAAACGTGACCACTTCCAGGATTGCTGAGCCTCTGGAGTACCACAGGAGCTTTCTGGtcagtgatgaaaacacaaaactgatgTCCACATTCAGCCCACAGTTCACACAAGCTTGTTCTGCTGAGTGACTGGTTATGACTTCCTGTCAGTGTCTGCAGTTATATTTAATCATCTAACACTCAAACTTTTCCCCTTTTCAGAAAGAAAACTGTCGACCTGATGGCCGCGAGCTGTCAGAATTCAGACCCACAACGCTGAACATAGGTGAGACACAGCGCTGATTCTTACCTGCAGCATACATTATGTATTACTGTGTTTGTCTTTAGTCTACATGGGCTCattgtctctgtctgactgctcTGTTCAGGATCCATATCCACAGCAGATGGCTCAGCCCTGGTGAAGGTTGGAAACACCACGATTATCTGTGGGATCAAAGCGGTAAATGATCATGTACACAGCTGTTAAAAATCTTACTTCAATGAATCTGGACCAGGTAAACAAATGTCCTCTgatttcttgtgtttcttcatctgcaggaGCTGACAAACCCTACAGTGGAGGCACCTGGTAAAGGTTACATTGGTAAGTACAGTGTAAAGGTGTCAAGTGTTGATTTAAGGCAAGGCACAACAGGTGGATATGTATTAAATGTCATCAGTTCAGTAACTGTTTTGACATATTCGTATTTACTCTGTCAAAGTTTCTTCTTTAAAATGAGTGGGTTTAATAGCTGgcaatttattgtttgttttgtcaggtATAAAAGTctggggaaaaaatgtttggattattgtaacattttatgaatatacagtagatgtgaaAATCTCAAAATTGACATTTCCTGGCCTCAACTTGAGTAGATATCGAAACTAGTACATATACTTCGGTAACAGGTCAGTAAACTAACGCTATGTTGTGGGCAGTTTACATTGCccaaaaccacacaaacaatCACTGACGACAGCACCCTTTCCTCCTGTGTCAGTGCCCAACGTGGACCTGCCGCCTCTGTGCTCCTCTCGGTTTCGGCCGGGTCCACCGGGAGAACAGGCACAGGCTGCCAGCCAGTTCATCGCTGATGTAATTGAAAGGTGTGACGGACTCTAATACACATTTCGTAGTTTTCATTCACAGCACCGTCAGATGTGTTAACTCTCCTAATGCCTGCCACTGCTTTGACTGACCCAAGTTTGTTTTATATGGGTGTTGCAGCTCTGAAGTGATACAAACAGAGGACCTGTGCATTGACAGAGGAAAGGTAAATCATACACTGGTGCTGTGAGATTGTGATTGTTGTAAATGTTGGGTCATTGGTCCTGATTGTGCCGATTCTGGTTGTAGCTCTGCTGGGTGCTCTACTGTGACATAATGTGTCTCGACTACGATGGGAACGTGCTGGATGCTTGTATCATTGCCCTGCTGGCGGCCCTGATGAACAGTATGTGCTGTCAAAAACTGTAGAGATATATCTGTTTTGTAAGCTGTTTTTTTACTATATTAACTTCAGTTTCCCTGCTCCCCACAGCTCAACTCCCAGAGGTCACCATCAACACCGAGACGTGTACACCAGAGGTGAATTTAGAAGAGAGACATGGGCTGCATATTCACAAACATCCAGTTGCTGCCACTTTTTGTGTCTTCGATGAGTAAGTGAACGATAATAACAATATTCTGTGTTCCTTAAGTGTGAGGTGCTTCTTTTGTAACCCTGGCCTGCTCTCTGCGCAGCTCCATACTGATCGTAGACCCCACAGCCGAGGAGGAGAGTCTGTCGACTGCTCAGCTCACTGTGGTGACGGATGAGGAAGATCGACTGTGCGCTGTACACAAACCAGGTCAGAAACAGTCTGTAATGATTCGCCTCTCCCTGTGTAGCTAATACCCTGTTCGAATCCAATTTCTTATTGATTACACAAAAGGACAACTCATTAGAAACTCATTGTCAAACATGCAGGGCTGAAGAAACCGATCTACCCtccagtttttttgtttaaaaatacaaaggtTGTATTTGAATTTCTACAATTACTCCAGTTAATCTTGGGATTTATTATACAGTTCAGCTGTATTTTTAGTCagacatataaaaaaaaaagactaaatcaTAGGTAAATAGCAGCCAATACAGGttaaaaagcaaagtaaagCTGTTATCTAAGTAGAATTTATTGTCCACTTTCAATAATTAGTatcaatttaaatgtattggAAACCTTTTATAGACTAGATTCCCACTACTTTCTATTTCTGTTAAAGGTTATTGGCATTTCTCTAGATTTATATGAAgtaaatgacacacaaaaatcacacaCCAAAGAATTCAGAGTTTTGGAGGTAGCAGTGTGGTCAAGCTATTCTCACTAACATCTTTAAACACAATGTGATGTATTTACTATGAaatttagttttgcaggtttttttgttgttagcCAGTTTGTTGTTTCACAGTAGACTATTACTGACGTTTTAGCTCAACTGAAACATTAGAGTCAGTGTTGGCGTCATACATTTTGCATGAACCTAGCTTTAACTTTTGTGTGATCAGTAAAATGAGAGAGAGTCTACCTGTACTGCTCTGAGGATTGCATCCCAGTTACAACCGTAAAACTGACAAGCAGTGCATGAATGGAAGCTCCTGCAGAATGTGGGCATAAAAAAAACCATATAAACTATTCTATAGGTTtgaatggaaagaaaacaaacatcgcTGCTAACAATCTTCCCCTCAGGTGGGACGTCACTGTCGGGAGAGAAGCTGCAGGAGTGTATCAGCAGAGCAACAGCGCGACAGAGAGAGATCCAGAAACTCATTGACAAAGTCATACATAGTGTGAAGCCAGCAAAATAAAGAGCCTCAGACAATGCTTTTTTTATCTAAAAGCTGTATTTTCCACTGTCAAtatatattcttcttttttttttttaataacaataaaactgcTGACAAAGACTGCTTAAAAAATTATTTCTCAGTGTCCAgaaatgtctcacacacacactcggtctCGTAAGAATACGCTCATGGCTCCTGAACTCATTAAAAGGAAATGCCTTTTCAAAATGTGCTGTACAAAAGCAGGTACACCGTCTTGCATGTTGATCTTGAGTCCCCGGTCGAGCCCTGCGCCGAGATGGCTAACTGAAGAAAGACTTCCAACAGACTGAGAGGTAGAGAGCTGCCCCCAGGCACTACTCCAAGAtcaaatttgcattttcacatgTAATGGTTATATGGAGGATTTGGTGTCAATAAGCTCAGCTGGGATCCGTGCTTAAAGGGCAGTTTCTACCGGGGTCAACCAAGCAGAGGCAGGCTCATGAGGAATCCTCTGAGAATGTGCGTTCATGATCCTCTCAGTTCACAGGGCCCCCATAGAGATACGTCTTCCTGAAGGGGTGATGTGAAAGCCCACTACCTACGAGAAccatctttttctgtttcatcaaAAAAATATCACTACGGTTCTTTAAGTGTAGGGGCTCCCAGTTCTAAAAACCCAATCCTCAATGGTGGACACAGTTTTGGTTCTCCAAAACCGCTGACAACCATTACATACAAATTTGTCAGctagaaaaagacacagaaaggacaaaaagtctttttttgtctgcagtCTCCACAGTGAGGCAGACAAAGAGCACAGCATGGATCATTCACGTCCTCGTGTAGCTGGGGGAAGGGGTTTTTAGTGTGATTTTAGTCTGTCATGTCTTAGGGAGGGGCTGTGGcatgctcctcttcctcttactTCTTGGTTGGCTGGCGGTATGTTGCCGTGGCGCTCCCCcctgaggagctgctgctccCATAgccatttgctgctgctgcatttggTGCTGCAAGAATTGCAACTGTCAAGTACAGGAGAAaggtgagaaacaaaaacatatcagTGTGTTACTACAAGCAACATAATGCATGTGTTTGGTCAGTGGATCTAAAAGGTATGTGTAAGCATCTGCAGCATGGTACATTCACTGGCACCAGTGTTGAGAAGACTCCCTCACTGAGACTGGAATCAAATTATATCTTA
The Enoplosus armatus isolate fEnoArm2 chromosome 13, fEnoArm2.hap1, whole genome shotgun sequence genome window above contains:
- the alg5 gene encoding dolichyl-phosphate beta-glucosyltransferase — protein: MDFLCEIVQGLVALAALGFIVVLIIAHVTAGMVNLTRHEKEKYFLTATGEKELFPSLHDPHSRELSVVIPAYNEELRMPVMLDEATEYLENRQKQHPSFTYEVIVVDDGSKDKTTEVALRYTRKYGADKVRVLTLVKNRGKGGAVRMGTLSSRGKVILMADADGATKFADIDKVEAGLNDLSPKPENMAISCGSRAHLEKDSVAQRSVFRTFLMYGFHFLVWFLCVRGIKDTQCGFKLFTREAALKTFSSLHVERWAFDVELLYIAQCFKIPIAEVAVNWTEIEGSKLVPFWSWLQMGRDLIFIRLRYITGAWTLQSPHKTD
- the exosc8 gene encoding exosome complex component RRP43 produces the protein MAAGFKIAEPLEYHRSFLKENCRPDGRELSEFRPTTLNIGSISTADGSALVKVGNTTIICGIKAELTNPTVEAPGKGYIVPNVDLPPLCSSRFRPGPPGEQAQAASQFIADVIESSEVIQTEDLCIDRGKLCWVLYCDIMCLDYDGNVLDACIIALLAALMNTQLPEVTINTETCTPEVNLEERHGLHIHKHPVAATFCVFDDSILIVDPTAEEESLSTAQLTVVTDEEDRLCAVHKPGGTSLSGEKLQECISRATARQREIQKLIDKVIHSVKPAK